In one window of Gossypium arboreum isolate Shixiya-1 chromosome 4, ASM2569848v2, whole genome shotgun sequence DNA:
- the LOC128291591 gene encoding uncharacterized protein LOC128291591 produces the protein MIDEWFGDCLRNHPNIPRPPLPPARFEEEVPQECAEFWFENTTRVLEELSCTPTKCLNCTVSLLKDSVYRWWKTISSVTPRESITWEFFQVEFKKKFISQRFLGQKRKELLELKQGNRTVSEYEREFIRLSQYAKKWVQTEAEMCKCFEEGLNEEIKLLIWILEIRELVALVDRAKKVEELNNERMQAKKEARVSSRPPQHPESASGSRIVAKDSTVKPEARAPVRTYAIRVREEASAPDVIKAVTVQFRP, from the exons ATGATAGATGAGTGGTTTGGTGATTGCCTAAGAAACCACCCCAATATACCACGGCCTCCTCTGCCCCCTGCTCGATTTGAAGAAGAAGTTCCACAAG AATGTGCTGAGTTTTGGTTTGAAAATACCACGCGAGTTCTTGAAGAGTTGTCTTGTACCCCCACAAAATGCCTGAATTGCACGGTATCTTTATTAAAGGACAGTGTATATCGCTGGTGGAAGACTATATCTTCGGTGACACCGAGGGAGAGTATtacgtgggaattctttcaagtagAATTTAAGAAGAAGTTTATTAGTCAAAGATTTTTAGGTCAGAAGCGAAAGGAGCTCCTGGAACTTAAACAAGGAAATAGAACCGTGTCAGAATACGAAAGAGAATTCATaagactaagtcagtatgcaaagAAGTGGGTCCAAACGGAGGCAGAAATGTGCAAGTGCTTCgaagaaggtctgaatgaggaaattaagctTTTAATTTGGATCCTTGAGATAAGGGAATTAGTTGCATTAGTTGATCGAGCCAAGAAAGTTGAAGAGCTAAATAACGAAAGAATGCAAGCAAAGAAAGAAGCTCGAGTTTCAA GTAGACCTCCACAACATCCTGAAAGTGCTAGCGGTAGTCGAATTGTTGCAAAGGATTCTACTGTAAAACCAGAGGCTCGAGCCCCGGTGagaacttatgctatacgtgtcaGAGAGGAAGCCTCAGCTCCTGATGTTATTAAggctgtaacagtccagtttagaccctag